From Anoplopoma fimbria isolate UVic2021 breed Golden Eagle Sablefish chromosome 11, Afim_UVic_2022, whole genome shotgun sequence, one genomic window encodes:
- the hspb9 gene encoding heat shock protein beta-9 — MMSQHASLTGLFGDDPFFSQDRLLWPLSHKALSSLQQDFFNQRTKVADSLLRGIHDRPHLLKFSQFPLISSTMMRLSDAKERETPSMELHKEAQLATANNNDLLVTLDARGYAPNDITVKLEGRSLAVVAMKQAGAEESQSSASSSSCASFCSSASSQMGFVQKIDLPPHLDLSGLSCSLMDDGQLRIHAPVAKLPISEEQEVPVRFRSSLEFPITKEEE; from the exons ATGATGTCCCAGCATGCATCCTTGACCGGCTTGTTCGGCGACGACCCTTTCTTCAGCCAGGACCGGCTGCTTTGGCCGCTGAGTCACAAGGCCCTTTCATCACTGCAGCAAGACTTCTTCAACCAGAGAACCAAAGTGGCCGACAGCCTTCTGAGGGGAATTCACGATAGGCCCCACCTGCTCAAATTTAGCCAGTTTCCTCTTATTTCCTCCACTATGATGAG GTTAAGTGAtgctaaagagagagagactcccAGCATGGAGCTGCACAAGGAAGCCCAGCTGGCCACAGCAAACAACAATGACCTCCTGGTGACCCTAGATGCTCGCGGTTATGCCCCAAATGACATCACTGTCAAACTGGAGGGGCGTAGCCTGGCGGTGGTGGCCATGAAGCAGGCCGGAGCAGAAGAAAGCCagtcctccgcctcctcctcctcctgcgcCTCCTTCTGCTCATCAGCCTCGTCACAGATGGGATTTGTCCAGAAGATCGACCTTCCCCCTCATCTGGATCTGTCGGGCCTCTCCTGTTCCCTGATGGATGATGGACAGCTGCGGATCCACGCCCCCGTAGCCAAGCTACCAATCAGTGAGGAGCAGGAGGTGCCTGTTCGGTTCAGGTCATCGCTGGAATTTCCCATTACCAAGGAGGAGGAGTAG